A stretch of the Methylacidiphilum caldifontis genome encodes the following:
- the infB gene encoding translation initiation factor IF-2 encodes MNSKKLSPSTELKTFNNNSSNRLSLDKSKKASKEVDFSLSSQEKKTKSVAVLDEIKDKAKKEEKKETSLPHPSSIEQTTKKESKTAVTIEKPSAASNKEALEKTIFIKGPVTVKELASLIGIKPFQLIHHLMEMNIFASMTQLLDEAVIHNVCNKLGVIIQTEKKERHPQSILSAPPKLKVKPPPPVQPLSKIKPRAPVVTFMGHVDHGKTSLLDAIRQTRVAAGEAGGITQHIGAYTINKEGRPVTFIDTPGHEAFTAMRARGASITDIVVLVVAADDGVMPQTLEAINHARSAKVPIIVAINKIDLPGANPLKVKSQLQEIGLVPEEYGGDTIFCEVSAVKNIGIDNLLDMILLQGEILELKADYEGEAKARVIESQIEKGRGPTATVIVQSGRLKVGDLVLCGPYYGKVRALIDDRGKNIKEAFPSMPVKILGLNGAPLPGEELVVEKDEKKVKEIVQERMESLKKAREESLVPKVTLENIFQAIEEGQKKTLNIVLKADVQGSLEALTDQLKKITSQKVDLDIIHAGVGSISESDILLAKASKGIVIGFNTKTDSAAASLAKREGVQIKLFSIIYELVDQVKEAMSGLLEPELRESIIGTAIIKKVFDLSKYKVAGCMVQSGRMVRGGLARILRGKQPIYDGEILSLKRFQDEVSEVRMGFECGIRLGNFNDYEIDDIIQCYQLEKIAQSL; translated from the coding sequence ATGAATTCAAAAAAACTTTCTCCATCAACTGAACTTAAAACTTTCAATAACAATTCTTCAAACAGGCTTTCTTTAGATAAGTCAAAAAAAGCCTCTAAAGAGGTGGATTTTTCGCTTTCTTCTCAAGAAAAAAAAACGAAATCGGTTGCGGTTCTTGATGAAATTAAAGATAAAGCTAAAAAAGAAGAAAAAAAGGAGACCTCCCTTCCCCATCCTTCTTCAATAGAACAAACAACTAAAAAAGAGTCAAAAACCGCAGTGACGATAGAAAAACCTTCTGCTGCCTCTAACAAGGAGGCCCTAGAAAAAACAATTTTTATAAAAGGCCCTGTCACCGTTAAAGAATTAGCTTCTTTAATCGGAATCAAACCCTTTCAGCTTATCCATCATTTGATGGAAATGAATATTTTTGCTTCCATGACTCAATTGCTTGACGAAGCGGTAATTCACAATGTCTGCAATAAACTTGGCGTAATCATCCAAACAGAAAAAAAAGAAAGGCATCCCCAGTCAATTTTATCAGCCCCTCCAAAACTAAAGGTTAAACCTCCTCCTCCTGTTCAACCTTTATCCAAGATAAAACCTCGAGCCCCTGTGGTGACTTTCATGGGGCATGTGGATCATGGAAAAACTTCCTTGCTTGATGCGATAAGACAAACTCGAGTTGCTGCAGGTGAAGCGGGAGGTATTACTCAACACATTGGAGCTTATACCATTAACAAAGAAGGCCGACCTGTTACATTTATTGACACTCCAGGGCATGAAGCTTTTACAGCCATGCGCGCACGCGGAGCTTCCATTACGGACATCGTTGTCCTTGTTGTTGCTGCTGATGATGGGGTTATGCCTCAGACCCTTGAAGCAATAAATCATGCTCGAAGTGCTAAAGTCCCCATCATTGTCGCTATTAACAAAATAGATCTTCCGGGTGCCAACCCTTTGAAAGTGAAATCACAACTTCAAGAAATCGGCCTTGTTCCAGAGGAATATGGTGGTGATACTATATTTTGTGAGGTATCCGCCGTTAAAAATATAGGCATTGATAACCTTCTAGACATGATTTTACTTCAAGGTGAAATCCTCGAGTTGAAAGCTGATTATGAAGGGGAGGCTAAGGCTAGAGTTATCGAGTCTCAAATTGAAAAAGGAAGAGGCCCTACGGCTACGGTTATTGTTCAGTCTGGACGGTTGAAAGTTGGAGACCTCGTTCTCTGCGGTCCTTACTATGGAAAAGTTCGCGCTCTCATCGATGATCGAGGAAAAAACATTAAGGAAGCTTTTCCTTCAATGCCTGTAAAAATTTTAGGCCTTAATGGGGCACCTTTACCTGGAGAAGAATTGGTTGTTGAAAAAGACGAAAAGAAGGTCAAGGAGATTGTTCAAGAAAGAATGGAGTCCCTTAAAAAGGCCCGAGAAGAATCCCTAGTTCCCAAGGTCACCCTGGAAAACATTTTTCAAGCCATTGAAGAAGGCCAAAAAAAAACCTTAAATATTGTACTCAAAGCTGATGTCCAAGGTTCTTTAGAAGCTTTAACCGATCAACTGAAAAAAATTACAAGCCAAAAAGTGGATTTAGATATCATCCATGCTGGAGTAGGTTCAATCTCTGAATCTGACATTCTTCTTGCTAAGGCTTCCAAAGGGATCGTCATAGGATTTAATACAAAAACAGACTCGGCAGCTGCTTCATTAGCTAAAAGAGAGGGAGTTCAAATCAAGCTATTCAGTATAATTTATGAACTTGTTGATCAAGTTAAAGAAGCTATGTCTGGGCTTCTTGAGCCAGAGTTGCGTGAGTCCATTATCGGAACAGCAATCATAAAAAAGGTTTTTGACTTGTCCAAGTATAAAGTGGCTGGATGCATGGTTCAATCAGGAAGAATGGTCCGAGGAGGACTTGCCCGCATTTTGCG
- the nusA gene encoding transcription termination factor NusA — protein sequence MNQEVLAIMEYMEKEKGINRQVFIEAMQSALLAAAKKSIGPARDLRVEIHPKTGRINVRAKLEVVEKVKNSHDQISIKKAREIDPNVNVGDFIEVEVTPKDFGRIAAQVFKQTINQALKGIERKMVLSEFKDRINTIVSGTIRRIERSDIIIDLGRYEGIMPFKERVPTEEYVVGERIKAYVLSVEDTPHGPTIILSRSHPNFILRLLELEVSEVADKIVEVKAIAREPGFRTKIAVWTNNPKIDPVGSCVGVRGARVKNIVRELHSEKIDLFKWSPNVEELTIEALKPARVKKVELDRENHRVKVTVDEENYSIALGKKGKNTWLASKIVGWDIDVVKEPSSVVDNFSQKIAKAAEEMASSLAIDQSVAEQIVRAGFINPEAVAESEEEDLMSALPELDPQLIHRLKEAAHLVGKTN from the coding sequence ATGAATCAGGAAGTCCTAGCCATCATGGAATACATGGAAAAGGAAAAAGGGATCAACAGGCAGGTTTTTATTGAAGCGATGCAGTCGGCTTTGCTTGCAGCAGCAAAAAAAAGCATCGGCCCTGCCAGAGATCTTAGGGTAGAGATTCATCCCAAAACAGGACGGATTAATGTTCGGGCGAAACTTGAAGTGGTAGAAAAAGTCAAGAATAGTCATGATCAAATTTCCATCAAAAAAGCGAGGGAAATCGATCCCAATGTAAATGTTGGCGACTTTATCGAAGTAGAAGTTACTCCCAAGGATTTTGGACGCATTGCAGCTCAAGTCTTTAAGCAAACGATTAATCAGGCTTTAAAAGGTATTGAAAGAAAAATGGTCTTATCCGAATTCAAAGACCGCATCAACACTATTGTCAGTGGGACAATACGAAGGATAGAAAGATCCGATATCATTATCGATTTAGGAAGATATGAGGGGATAATGCCTTTTAAAGAAAGAGTACCTACCGAAGAATATGTTGTAGGAGAAAGGATAAAAGCTTATGTCCTGTCAGTCGAAGACACACCTCATGGGCCGACGATTATCCTTTCCCGTAGCCATCCCAATTTTATACTCCGTCTGCTTGAACTAGAGGTAAGTGAAGTTGCTGACAAGATCGTTGAAGTAAAAGCTATTGCCAGGGAACCTGGATTCCGTACAAAAATAGCTGTTTGGACTAACAATCCTAAAATTGATCCTGTGGGTTCATGTGTTGGTGTGCGTGGAGCACGGGTCAAGAACATTGTTAGAGAACTTCATAGCGAAAAAATTGATCTGTTTAAGTGGTCTCCAAATGTTGAAGAACTCACCATCGAGGCTCTCAAACCCGCAAGAGTCAAAAAGGTTGAATTGGATCGAGAAAATCATCGTGTAAAGGTAACCGTCGATGAAGAAAATTATTCCATAGCTCTTGGTAAGAAAGGAAAAAATACATGGCTTGCTTCCAAAATTGTGGGCTGGGATATCGATGTCGTCAAAGAGCCTTCTTCGGTAGTGGATAACTTTAGCCAAAAGATTGCGAAAGCTGCAGAAGAAATGGCCTCTTCTTTAGCTATAGATCAAAGTGTAGCTGAGCAGATTGTTCGGGCTGGGTTCATAAATCCTGAAGCCGTAGCGGAAAGCGAGGAAGAAGATCTTATGTCCGCTCTTCCTGAACTTGATCCTCAATTAATTCATCGTCTAAAGGAAGCAGCTCATCTTGTAGGAAAAACAAATTGA
- a CDS encoding LpxI family protein, whose translation MIDNIQKKPLFDLDYPLGIIAGRGVYPLLVAEGAKKAGIEKIFSVCFISETDPKMESLSASVEWIRVGQLSRMLHFFKKNEVKKAIMAGGIAPSHLFELRPDIKTILLIAKLKERNAHTLFGAVAGELEKNGVLLLKATTFLEDQLVPSGHFGGPPIKKRIWGDVEFGFKMAKEIARLDIGQSVVVKNGTVLSVEAFEGTDETMKRGGELAKGGAMLVKVSKPDQDFRFDVPVIGLKTIETASRNGIGIIVCESLKTLVLEKQKVIEMANLEKISLVGFP comes from the coding sequence GTGATTGATAACATTCAAAAAAAACCTCTTTTTGATCTGGATTATCCTCTTGGTATTATAGCTGGCCGAGGGGTTTATCCTCTTTTGGTTGCCGAAGGAGCAAAAAAAGCGGGGATAGAAAAAATTTTTTCAGTTTGTTTTATTTCTGAAACAGATCCCAAGATGGAGTCCTTGTCAGCCTCGGTAGAGTGGATTCGGGTTGGACAGCTATCAAGAATGCTTCATTTTTTCAAAAAAAATGAGGTGAAAAAAGCGATAATGGCAGGAGGGATCGCTCCTTCTCATCTTTTTGAGTTAAGACCTGATATTAAAACTATTCTTCTAATAGCAAAACTCAAGGAAAGAAACGCTCATACCCTCTTTGGAGCTGTCGCTGGGGAACTTGAAAAAAATGGGGTTTTACTTTTAAAGGCAACAACATTTCTGGAAGATCAACTTGTCCCTTCTGGGCATTTTGGAGGACCACCAATTAAAAAGAGAATTTGGGGGGATGTTGAATTTGGTTTTAAAATGGCTAAAGAAATAGCCCGACTTGATATTGGTCAATCTGTCGTAGTTAAAAATGGAACAGTACTTTCCGTTGAAGCTTTTGAGGGAACAGATGAAACGATGAAAAGGGGTGGAGAGTTGGCTAAAGGAGGGGCTATGCTTGTAAAAGTCAGCAAACCCGATCAGGATTTCAGGTTTGATGTCCCTGTGATAGGCTTAAAAACAATTGAAACCGCTTCAAGAAATGGAATTGGAATCATTGTTTGTGAATCTTTAAAGACACTTGTTTTGGAAAAACAAAAAGTAATTGAGATGGCTAATTTGGAAAAGATAAGCCTTGTTGGATTTCCATAG
- a CDS encoding Gfo/Idh/MocA family protein, whose amino-acid sequence MNPLKVGVIGIGHIGKHHARLYAQMEDINYVGCYDIEKTAADALSKKIGGKAFDSLEDLLKEVDAVSIATPTATHFEIGLRCLESGVHVLIEKPITASLEEAKVLVAKAKDKKVVLQVGHVERYNPAFRALEEYLSCPRFIECHRLCPYPGRNTELGVILDLMIHDLEAILHLVRSEIQSVDAVGVSVLSPTEDIANARIKFKNGAIANVTTSRISPEKMRKIRIFQDDAYISLNYLDQKGEIYRKKDSQIECCPIPIQKGEPLFFELKSFIDCINSRNSPLVGGSEAVEALKLAMHITELVHLAISK is encoded by the coding sequence ATGAACCCATTAAAAGTTGGAGTTATAGGTATAGGTCATATAGGAAAGCATCATGCTCGGCTGTATGCACAAATGGAAGATATAAATTACGTAGGTTGTTATGATATCGAAAAAACTGCTGCAGATGCTTTGTCTAAAAAAATAGGAGGAAAAGCTTTCGACTCTTTAGAAGATTTATTAAAAGAAGTAGATGCCGTTTCAATCGCTACCCCAACAGCTACTCATTTTGAAATTGGTCTACGATGCTTGGAGTCAGGTGTTCATGTTTTGATCGAAAAGCCAATAACAGCGAGTCTGGAAGAGGCAAAGGTTCTTGTAGCAAAAGCAAAGGACAAAAAGGTCGTTTTACAGGTGGGCCATGTTGAGCGATACAATCCCGCATTTAGGGCTCTTGAAGAATACTTAAGCTGCCCCCGCTTCATCGAATGCCACCGGCTTTGCCCCTATCCGGGACGAAATACAGAGTTGGGAGTGATACTGGATCTGATGATTCATGATTTAGAAGCTATTCTCCATTTAGTGCGTTCAGAGATACAATCTGTTGATGCGGTTGGCGTTTCTGTTTTAAGCCCTACTGAAGACATTGCCAATGCAAGAATCAAATTTAAAAATGGAGCTATAGCCAATGTAACGACCAGTCGCATCAGCCCAGAGAAAATGCGTAAGATTCGAATTTTTCAAGATGATGCTTATATTTCTTTAAATTATCTCGACCAAAAAGGGGAAATTTATAGAAAAAAGGATAGTCAGATCGAATGTTGCCCTATACCTATTCAAAAAGGAGAACCTCTATTTTTTGAGCTAAAATCTTTTATTGATTGCATCAACTCCAGGAACAGCCCACTTGTAGGAGGAAGCGAAGCGGTTGAAGCTTTGAAGCTTGCCATGCACATTACCGAGTTGGTCCACTTGGCTATTAGCAAATAG
- the lpxB gene encoding lipid-A-disaccharide synthase: protein MTQFRQSKTKFLLVAGETSGDIYGALLIEALRKFCPDAIFMGLGGPRMAAAGQIQLYDLSQLAVVGLVEVFKHLGEIRKIFKDLIHCAIVEKPDFLILIDYPGFNLRLASKIRKELPATKIVYYISPQVWAWNSQRAEKFDTFIDLMLVIFPFEKPWYEKRVPRLHVEWVGHPLMDRLLPNRLPVSSSGSYKIALLPGSRKAEIIRHLPILYKSAWKMVMQGKDYEFVWIAPNEELVKLGLSLLGLKTLPEWLRIHIGYPLSHISRCRLAILASGSISLECALFGIPQIVIYKTNPLTYQVGKRLVKVPYLSIVNVLASEQVVPECIQEEAQPDQISSLAIKLIHDEELRIAMKNKMEEIVKKLGPAGASQKAAKLILALSKEEKKEEKQPVTS, encoded by the coding sequence ATGACCCAGTTTAGGCAATCCAAAACCAAATTCCTGCTTGTCGCAGGAGAAACGAGCGGAGACATTTATGGAGCATTATTGATAGAAGCTCTTCGCAAGTTTTGTCCTGATGCAATATTTATGGGATTAGGTGGACCTCGAATGGCTGCTGCTGGGCAAATTCAACTTTACGATCTTTCTCAGTTAGCCGTTGTAGGACTTGTAGAAGTCTTCAAACATTTAGGAGAGATCAGAAAAATTTTTAAAGATCTTATCCATTGTGCGATCGTAGAAAAACCTGACTTCCTCATCTTAATCGATTATCCAGGGTTCAATTTGAGACTTGCATCTAAAATTCGAAAAGAATTACCTGCAACCAAAATTGTGTATTATATTAGCCCCCAGGTTTGGGCGTGGAATAGCCAAAGAGCTGAGAAATTCGATACATTTATCGATCTGATGTTAGTTATCTTTCCTTTTGAGAAACCATGGTATGAAAAACGGGTTCCTCGGCTTCATGTTGAATGGGTTGGCCATCCGCTAATGGATCGACTCCTTCCCAACAGATTGCCTGTATCCTCTTCGGGTTCTTATAAGATTGCCTTGCTTCCGGGCAGTAGGAAGGCAGAAATCATCAGGCATTTGCCAATACTTTATAAATCAGCTTGGAAAATGGTGATGCAAGGCAAAGATTATGAATTTGTATGGATTGCCCCTAATGAAGAGCTTGTTAAGTTGGGTTTGTCTTTGTTAGGACTGAAAACCTTGCCAGAATGGTTGAGGATACATATTGGCTATCCTCTTTCTCACATCTCTCGGTGCAGGTTGGCTATATTAGCCTCTGGTTCAATATCTCTGGAGTGTGCTTTGTTCGGAATTCCTCAGATAGTCATTTATAAGACCAACCCTTTGACCTATCAGGTTGGCAAAAGGCTTGTCAAAGTTCCTTATCTCAGCATTGTCAATGTCTTGGCCTCAGAACAGGTTGTGCCTGAATGCATCCAGGAGGAAGCCCAACCGGATCAAATTAGTTCTTTAGCGATAAAGTTAATTCATGACGAAGAACTGAGGATCGCAATGAAGAACAAAATGGAGGAAATTGTTAAAAAACTGGGACCAGCGGGTGCTAGCCAGAAAGCGGCAAAATTGATTTTAGCATTGTCTAAAGAAGAGAAAAAAGAAGAAAAACAACCCGTTACATCTTAG
- a CDS encoding tetratricopeptide repeat protein, which translates to MSAVKQSSKERNSKHLSPPIYAWAVRLVIIVVFIQVFSLLSIFWLRHYVFDHVSKKDRLASNRSFQLPTFLSPKPPDLPAIHYKELKKDFSNLVKESKEEKLDAFIKDAERFEKEGDLNLAHDALNSAEEVDPKNFEVLMRQAQLAERQKDSERAYIYWSKIANLDKKSDLLYKTAHQKISALKNQTKKDPLAPSLIPSSLKGSYGIGKTLSLEKIRVEKSNLSNSPWGQEVTLRIPILLTDPSIRIDPKQIRYQIYIYDEIDKGIILQSNAKITSAFENPLPTWTIHQTEILRINYKLERPVQNQKFYGYIIRIFYCGQLQDQIADPPELLTRLPGLIPKM; encoded by the coding sequence ATGTCTGCAGTTAAGCAATCTTCCAAAGAAAGGAATTCCAAGCATCTATCACCTCCCATATATGCTTGGGCGGTTAGGCTTGTTATCATAGTTGTTTTTATTCAGGTCTTTTCTCTTCTATCCATATTTTGGTTAAGACATTATGTTTTCGATCATGTTTCCAAAAAAGATCGGCTAGCCTCTAACCGATCTTTCCAATTACCTACATTTCTTTCTCCCAAACCGCCTGATTTACCTGCAATCCACTATAAAGAACTCAAAAAAGATTTTTCTAATTTAGTCAAAGAAAGCAAAGAGGAAAAACTCGATGCTTTTATTAAAGATGCTGAACGTTTTGAAAAAGAAGGGGATCTTAATCTTGCTCATGATGCACTTAACAGTGCCGAAGAAGTAGATCCTAAAAATTTTGAGGTACTTATGAGACAAGCTCAACTTGCTGAACGTCAAAAAGACAGCGAAAGAGCTTATATCTATTGGAGCAAGATTGCTAATCTGGACAAAAAATCAGATTTGTTATATAAAACAGCTCATCAAAAGATTTCAGCTCTAAAAAACCAGACTAAAAAAGATCCTTTAGCCCCATCCCTTATTCCTTCTTCTCTTAAAGGTAGCTATGGTATAGGCAAAACGTTAAGCCTAGAAAAAATTCGAGTGGAGAAGAGTAATTTATCCAATTCTCCATGGGGTCAAGAAGTTACGCTACGGATACCTATTCTTTTGACTGATCCTTCCATACGGATAGATCCCAAACAGATCCGTTATCAAATTTATATCTATGATGAGATAGACAAGGGCATAATTCTTCAATCAAATGCAAAGATCACCAGCGCTTTTGAAAATCCCCTTCCTACATGGACCATTCATCAAACAGAGATTCTACGCATAAATTATAAACTGGAACGACCTGTTCAAAACCAGAAGTTTTATGGTTACATCATCCGTATTTTCTATTGCGGACAGCTACAAGATCAAATTGCAGATCCACCCGAACTCCTTACCCGGTTACCAGGTTTGATTCCTAAGATGTAA
- a CDS encoding RNA polymerase sigma factor produces MEKAIPEVGARSPTDQELILRMKSGELEAFDVLVERYQKRLYRVIYGVLLHHEDTSDVLMETFLKAYKNIGSFRIGASFYTWIYRIAINTAISFKRKTKFSPQPFPYFPDDEEGQLEKEFVDYRSGEQAVRQMEIKELGKILNDALSKLSEKHRAVVVLFDLEELSHSEIAKIMGCSEGTIRSRLFYAHKQLQKILKKDNNFIT; encoded by the coding sequence ATGGAAAAAGCCATCCCTGAAGTCGGAGCACGCTCGCCTACTGATCAGGAGCTTATCCTGAGGATGAAATCTGGAGAATTAGAAGCTTTTGATGTTTTAGTCGAGCGATATCAAAAAAGATTGTACAGAGTTATTTATGGAGTTTTGCTCCACCATGAAGATACCAGTGATGTCTTAATGGAGACTTTTCTCAAGGCATATAAAAATATCGGTAGTTTTCGTATAGGTGCTTCTTTTTACACATGGATTTATCGGATAGCGATAAATACGGCTATTAGTTTTAAAAGGAAAACGAAATTTTCACCCCAACCCTTTCCTTATTTTCCCGATGACGAAGAAGGACAGTTAGAAAAAGAGTTTGTTGATTATCGCTCTGGAGAACAAGCTGTAAGGCAAATGGAAATAAAAGAGTTGGGTAAAATTTTAAATGACGCTTTATCCAAGCTTTCTGAAAAGCATAGGGCCGTAGTTGTTCTGTTTGATCTTGAGGAACTAAGTCATTCAGAAATTGCAAAAATTATGGGTTGTTCAGAAGGAACTATTCGCTCTAGGTTGTTTTATGCCCATAAACAACTACAAAAGATTTTGAAAAAAGATAATAACTTTATAACTTAA
- a CDS encoding S1C family serine protease, whose product MKRWWLFKILSFKLSLLFFFFLTLRVPVVLGSESLFDTIGKEVNRIFENNKSAVVRVRVEKRGGAKIYCSGFFIDSQGTLITASGGGGQASDALFYVDYQNQWHLARTLGVDERSGVAVLQLMDGQKPFPYLKLAKNIDISTGTPIVGIGFPYNLPSSPSFGLIVGKECEYLNHFFPTTHLRVNTRINPGQIGGPLINSKGLVIGMISLSVKDEEWSYALPSNAIKKVVDDINHFGKVRYGWVGVAVTKLGREDTEGKVVVARLFPNTPVTGSGLREGDVVVSINGKKIENLSDVMDASFFVSVGQRIPVRVIRDGKPLLFEFLVGERPIDTPSGSTILPNSPEELKKTWTNTLPVSTAPLSSPIEKTTSSH is encoded by the coding sequence ATGAAGCGATGGTGGCTTTTTAAGATTTTGTCCTTTAAGTTATCTTTGCTTTTTTTTTTCTTTTTAACATTAAGGGTTCCGGTTGTTTTAGGTTCTGAGAGCCTTTTCGATACAATTGGAAAAGAAGTCAATAGGATTTTTGAAAATAACAAATCGGCGGTGGTTCGTGTCCGTGTCGAGAAAAGAGGGGGAGCAAAGATTTATTGTTCAGGATTTTTCATAGATTCTCAAGGGACATTGATTACGGCTTCTGGCGGTGGTGGTCAGGCCAGCGATGCTCTTTTCTATGTGGATTATCAAAACCAATGGCATTTGGCCAGAACGCTAGGTGTTGATGAACGCAGTGGAGTAGCTGTTCTTCAGTTAATGGATGGGCAAAAACCTTTCCCCTATCTTAAACTGGCTAAAAATATTGATATTTCTACGGGTACGCCAATTGTGGGTATCGGTTTTCCTTATAATCTTCCCTCCTCTCCTTCTTTTGGCTTGATTGTAGGCAAAGAATGTGAATATTTGAACCATTTTTTCCCAACCACTCATTTGAGGGTCAACACAAGAATTAATCCTGGTCAGATTGGAGGCCCACTCATTAATTCAAAAGGTCTGGTTATTGGAATGATTTCTCTAAGTGTAAAAGATGAGGAATGGAGTTATGCCCTTCCAAGCAATGCGATTAAGAAGGTCGTTGATGATATCAATCATTTTGGAAAGGTGAGATATGGGTGGGTCGGAGTAGCCGTCACGAAACTGGGCAGAGAAGATACAGAGGGTAAGGTGGTTGTGGCTCGACTTTTCCCCAATACACCTGTTACAGGAAGTGGTTTACGTGAAGGAGATGTGGTCGTTTCGATTAATGGTAAGAAAATAGAGAACCTGTCGGATGTGATGGATGCATCGTTTTTCGTTTCCGTGGGTCAAAGAATTCCCGTAAGGGTGATTAGGGATGGCAAGCCTTTGCTTTTCGAATTTTTAGTTGGAGAAAGACCAATTGATACCCCTTCAGGTTCCACCATATTACCAAACAGTCCAGAGGAGTTGAAAAAAACATGGACAAATACTCTGCCTGTAAGCACAGCTCCTTTATCCTCTCCTATTGAAAAAACAACGAGTTCTCATTGA
- a CDS encoding OmpA/MotB family protein yields MDQKPSIVSVKVQRKKQSVFPAGGIGAVFFWVSLSVFLGATAIYFYGQYISLEKTVRVLKEEDELLKQENNKQRAVVDQLQAELAQTGSLLRSQEELLEKTTQSLKAVESKKGEEEAVSAKENFSIINEIAQKLKMTFAEQIQQGESFIIEQPKSIIVRFNKSILFGYGGVKISNIGRTLLKKLITDIKPFLDHSKDLRIEVCSYTDNDPPALEVQNFYPTNWEISAIRSAAVIRTLIQLSQLPEDIFSLAAGGETKPIADNNVPEGKEKNRRVEIIIYPEIRHSDFKATVKPTSLEKENPAKLQGSGE; encoded by the coding sequence ATGGATCAAAAACCATCAATTGTTTCAGTTAAAGTACAGAGGAAAAAACAATCGGTATTTCCAGCAGGAGGGATTGGCGCGGTTTTTTTCTGGGTATCTTTAAGTGTTTTTTTGGGTGCAACTGCCATATATTTTTATGGTCAATATATTTCTTTAGAAAAGACCGTAAGAGTGCTTAAGGAGGAAGATGAGCTTTTAAAACAAGAAAATAACAAGCAAAGAGCCGTCGTCGATCAACTTCAAGCCGAGCTGGCTCAAACGGGTAGTTTATTAAGGAGCCAGGAAGAGCTTCTTGAGAAAACAACCCAGTCTCTTAAAGCTGTTGAATCAAAAAAAGGAGAGGAAGAGGCGGTTTCTGCTAAAGAAAACTTTTCAATTATAAACGAAATCGCTCAGAAATTAAAAATGACTTTTGCAGAACAAATTCAGCAGGGAGAGTCTTTTATTATAGAACAGCCGAAAAGTATAATCGTGCGATTCAATAAAAGTATACTCTTTGGTTATGGGGGTGTTAAAATTAGCAATATAGGTAGAACTCTTCTTAAAAAATTGATAACCGATATCAAACCTTTCTTGGATCATTCAAAAGACTTGCGAATCGAAGTTTGTTCATATACGGATAATGATCCACCTGCCCTAGAAGTCCAGAATTTTTATCCTACGAACTGGGAAATATCAGCCATTCGATCCGCCGCAGTGATTAGAACACTTATCCAATTAAGTCAACTTCCCGAAGATATTTTTTCGCTTGCTGCTGGGGGTGAAACCAAACCCATAGCGGATAACAATGTTCCGGAGGGGAAAGAAAAAAATAGAAGGGTAGAAATTATTATTTACCCTGAAATAAGACATTCAGATTTTAAAGCCACAGTCAAGCCCACTTCTTTAGAAAAAGAAAATCCAGCCAAACTTCAGGGTAGTGGAGAATAA
- the rpsU gene encoding 30S ribosomal protein S21, which yields MTEVKVKKGESIDKALRRLKRKLDREGTLREARLRKAFEKPCNRRRRKAKEARLKLYSSFY from the coding sequence ATGACAGAAGTTAAAGTAAAGAAGGGAGAATCCATTGATAAAGCTTTACGGCGATTAAAAAGAAAACTCGATCGCGAAGGAACGCTTAGAGAAGCAAGGCTAAGAAAAGCATTTGAAAAACCTTGCAATCGGAGAAGAAGGAAAGCAAAAGAAGCCCGACTGAAATTGTATTCTTCCTTTTATTGA